A window from Hemibagrus wyckioides isolate EC202008001 linkage group LG17, SWU_Hwy_1.0, whole genome shotgun sequence encodes these proteins:
- the si:dkey-238d18.4 gene encoding TBC1 domain family member 15 isoform X1: MPHVSRVAPVTPPTSASQRVNLPGVMDAEGRVDESRLRMYIFKNGGVSPEERGLVWRFLFGMYPCSSTTLERTLLLEEMSVRYHVMKMKWQRLLPGAVRLRLNGTDGFLSFLFIFSAELVAAVQYFEQRQERERETQQYQYKSKEVKERISFLELQAQVLFERVTFDLEELQEAIRIIDKDVPRTDRGLAYYTDEGLGNLLVLRDILITYAAFHPEVSYAQGMNDLCSRFLEVLDSEVDTYWSFCCYMEKFSRDFCADGLHRKIELEAALLKELDPHLHAHLVIDNTDRLTFCHRWLLLGFQREFEHSDALRLFEILSCDHLELISQQVDRALYQERLAYKHSLDDEPVTEPQSINREFTFELFLCATILLENRDSLLSCRNEVQLLQFTNSLQGTLDLNSSLKKAEELFYNYCKRSARDCLSERYQRHTSKEEPFLYLLRNLFS; encoded by the exons ATGCCCCATGTGTCACGTGTCGCGCCTGTGACGCCACCCACATCCGCTTCGCAGCGCGTGAATCTGCCCGGTGTTATGGACGCAGAGGGGAGAGTGGACGAGTCCAGGCTACggatgtacatatttaaaaatg gtggtgTGTCCCCAGAGGAGCGAGGCCTGGTGTGGCGCTTCTTGTTTGGAATGTATCCATGTAGCTCTACGACTCTGGAGCGCACCCTGTTGCTGGAAGAGATGTCAGTACGTTACCATGTTATGAAGATGAAGTGGCAACGTCTTCTTCCTGGAGCTGTTCGTCTGCGCCTTAATGGCACTGATG gttttctttcctttctcttcatTTTCTCAGCTGAGCTGGTGGCAGCAGTACAGTATTTTGAgcagagacaggagagagaaagagaaacacagcAGTACCAGTACAAGTCGAAAGAGGTGAAGGAAAGGATTTCCTTCCTGGAGCTTCAGGCACAG gTCCTGTTTGAACGGGTGACTTTTGACCTTGAAGAACTTCAAGAGGCCATACGCATCATTGACAAAGATGTCCCAAGAACTGATAGAGGCTTGGCTTATTACAC ggaTGAAGGCCTGGGTAATCTCCTGGTGCTGAGAGATATCCTGATCACTTATGCTGCTTTCCACCCAG AGGTCAGTTATGCCCAGGGTATGAATGATCTGTGCAGTCGGTTTCTGGAGGTTCTAGACTCAGAGGTGGACACATACTGGAGCTTTTGCTGTTACATGGAAAAATTTTCACGAGACTTCTGTGCCGACGGCCTGCATCGCAAAATTG AATTAGAGGCAGCTCTGCTAAAGGAGTTGGACCCTCACCTTCATGCTCATCTCGTAATAGACAATACGGACAGACTGACATTCTGTCACAG GTGGCTGCTGCTGGGTTTCCAGCGTGAGTTCGAACACAGCGATGCTCTCCGGCTGTTTGAGATTCTCAGCTGTGATCACCTGGAGCTCATTTCCCAGCAGGTGGATCGGGCACTCTATCAGGAGAGACTGGCCTACAAACACAGCCTTG ACGATGAACCGGTAACAGAGCCGCAATCTATTAACAGAGAGTTCACATTTGAACTCTTCCTCTGTGCCACCATTCTGCTGGAGAACAGAGATTCACTGCTCAGCTGCAGAAATGAGGTCCAGCTCCTGCAGTTCACAAACAG CCTGCAGGGTACTCTGGATTTAAATAGCAGCTTGAAGAAAGCTGAGGAGCTTTTCTACAACTATTGTAAGCGTTCAGCCAGGGATTGCCTGAGTGAGCGCTACCAGAGACACACGAGCAAAGAGGAGCCTTTTCTGTACCTGCTGCGCAACCTGTTCTCCTGA
- the si:dkey-238d18.4 gene encoding TBC1 domain family member 15 isoform X2 — MPHVSRVAPVTPPTSASQRVNLPGVMDAEGRVDESRLRMYIFKNGGVSPEERGLVWRFLFGMYPCSSTTLERTLLLEEMSVRYHVMKMKWQRLLPGAVRLRLNGTDAELVAAVQYFEQRQERERETQQYQYKSKEVKERISFLELQAQVLFERVTFDLEELQEAIRIIDKDVPRTDRGLAYYTDEGLGNLLVLRDILITYAAFHPEVSYAQGMNDLCSRFLEVLDSEVDTYWSFCCYMEKFSRDFCADGLHRKIELEAALLKELDPHLHAHLVIDNTDRLTFCHRWLLLGFQREFEHSDALRLFEILSCDHLELISQQVDRALYQERLAYKHSLDDEPVTEPQSINREFTFELFLCATILLENRDSLLSCRNEVQLLQFTNSLQGTLDLNSSLKKAEELFYNYCKRSARDCLSERYQRHTSKEEPFLYLLRNLFS, encoded by the exons ATGCCCCATGTGTCACGTGTCGCGCCTGTGACGCCACCCACATCCGCTTCGCAGCGCGTGAATCTGCCCGGTGTTATGGACGCAGAGGGGAGAGTGGACGAGTCCAGGCTACggatgtacatatttaaaaatg gtggtgTGTCCCCAGAGGAGCGAGGCCTGGTGTGGCGCTTCTTGTTTGGAATGTATCCATGTAGCTCTACGACTCTGGAGCGCACCCTGTTGCTGGAAGAGATGTCAGTACGTTACCATGTTATGAAGATGAAGTGGCAACGTCTTCTTCCTGGAGCTGTTCGTCTGCGCCTTAATGGCACTGATG CTGAGCTGGTGGCAGCAGTACAGTATTTTGAgcagagacaggagagagaaagagaaacacagcAGTACCAGTACAAGTCGAAAGAGGTGAAGGAAAGGATTTCCTTCCTGGAGCTTCAGGCACAG gTCCTGTTTGAACGGGTGACTTTTGACCTTGAAGAACTTCAAGAGGCCATACGCATCATTGACAAAGATGTCCCAAGAACTGATAGAGGCTTGGCTTATTACAC ggaTGAAGGCCTGGGTAATCTCCTGGTGCTGAGAGATATCCTGATCACTTATGCTGCTTTCCACCCAG AGGTCAGTTATGCCCAGGGTATGAATGATCTGTGCAGTCGGTTTCTGGAGGTTCTAGACTCAGAGGTGGACACATACTGGAGCTTTTGCTGTTACATGGAAAAATTTTCACGAGACTTCTGTGCCGACGGCCTGCATCGCAAAATTG AATTAGAGGCAGCTCTGCTAAAGGAGTTGGACCCTCACCTTCATGCTCATCTCGTAATAGACAATACGGACAGACTGACATTCTGTCACAG GTGGCTGCTGCTGGGTTTCCAGCGTGAGTTCGAACACAGCGATGCTCTCCGGCTGTTTGAGATTCTCAGCTGTGATCACCTGGAGCTCATTTCCCAGCAGGTGGATCGGGCACTCTATCAGGAGAGACTGGCCTACAAACACAGCCTTG ACGATGAACCGGTAACAGAGCCGCAATCTATTAACAGAGAGTTCACATTTGAACTCTTCCTCTGTGCCACCATTCTGCTGGAGAACAGAGATTCACTGCTCAGCTGCAGAAATGAGGTCCAGCTCCTGCAGTTCACAAACAG CCTGCAGGGTACTCTGGATTTAAATAGCAGCTTGAAGAAAGCTGAGGAGCTTTTCTACAACTATTGTAAGCGTTCAGCCAGGGATTGCCTGAGTGAGCGCTACCAGAGACACACGAGCAAAGAGGAGCCTTTTCTGTACCTGCTGCGCAACCTGTTCTCCTGA
- the LOC131367874 gene encoding myelin-associated glycoprotein-like: MSFSCWLLCISALWLKVSPAESESWNAEVPQSVVGLEGSCVVIPCLFRYPGPTKQASHFTGIWYTESHDKVYDPTPSKISSAFQHRTSLLGDLSQRNCSLKINPLRRSDSGPFMFRIEIEDFNKYTYYQNKVSITINDSLGQPNIYIPEEINSGKRVTVTCSVFHSCPSDPPNFTWSHKGTISSQSLQQTNGQWKITSSLSFTPSKTDNKKKLTCTAAFLGGKKVDSMKTLEVKYAPENVAVISENSVAEGSSVNMTCSSDSNPAPHTYHWFTEARTLLSEGHTFTLNNVSRHIGTIYCTAINTVGHTNSSPTQLNVLYPPEIKTGSSCTLDTSGVTCIFVIDSHPASEIKLWGADPSTELRRTNEEKHGTLTIVILQGVLGFSDAVHCQATNSQGNYTMTLKVPQYPETYNSKLLYISIAATVVFVMIIGFLVWIIRRCRRTEAHLSLQPKTETNVSNQSEPSRKCTDVNPCYDGSQHVYGNMALEEPYEEEYPYDYASEYEETYANV; the protein is encoded by the exons ATGTCATTTAGTTGCTGGTTGTTGTGCATCTCTGCCCTTTGGCTCAAAG TGTCTCCAGCTGAGAGCGAGTCATGGAATGCTGAGGTTCCTCAATCCGTGGTCGGCCTTGAGGGATCATGTGTGGTGATTCCCTGCCTGTTTAGGTACCCTGGTCCAACCAAGCAAGCTTCACACTTCACAGGAATCTGGTACACGGAATCTCATGACAAAGTGTACGATCCCACACCATCCAAAATCAGCAGTGCATTCCAGCATCGTACGAGCCTCTTGGGTGACTTAAGCCAACGAAACTGCTCTCTGAAAATCAACCCTTTACGACGTAGTGATAGTGGCCCATTCATGTTCCGGATAGAGATTGAAGATTTCAACAAGTACACATACTATCAAAATAAAGTGTCTATTACAATAAATG ATTCTCTAGGACAACCTAATATATACATCCCAGAAGAAATTAATTCAGGGAAAAGGGTTACCGTCAcctgttcagtgtttcactcTTGTCCCTCTGACCCACCCAACTTTACCTGGAGCCACAAAGGAACAATTAGCAGTCAATCACTGCAGCAAACCAATGGCCAGTGGAAAATTACATCATCTCTGAGCTTTACACCCTCCAAAACAGACAATAAGAAAAAACTCACCTGCACAGCTGCTTTTCTGGGAGGCAAGAAAGTTGACAGCATGAAAACTTTAGAAGTAAAAT aTGCTCCAGAAAATGTTGCGGTGATTTCAGAGAATTCAGTGGCTGAGGGCAGCTCCGTGAACATGACCTGCTCCAGTGACAGTAATCCTGCTCCACACACATATCACTGGTTTACTGAGGCTCGGACCTTGCTGTCAGAAGgacacactttcacactgaaCAATGTATCCAGACACATAGGAACCATCTACTGTACAGCCATTAACACAGTGGGACACACTAACTCCAGTCCAACACAGCTCAATGTATTGT ATCCTCCTGAGATTAAAACTGGCTCATCTTGTACTCTGGACACCTCAGGAGTGACATGTATATTTGTAATAGATTCCCATCCCGCCAGTGAAATCAAGTTGTGGGGTGCAGATCCATCAACGGAGCTGCGCAGAACTAATGAAGAGAAACATGGCACTTTGACTATAGTGATCCTCCAGGGGGTGCTAGGCTTCTCTGACGCTGTGCACTGCCAAGCCACTAACAGTCAAGGGAACTACACCATGACTTTAAAAGTGCCACAATACCCTGAGACATACAACA GCAAGCTACTGTACATTTCAATTGCTGCCACTGTCGTTTTTGTGATGATTATTGGCTTCTTGGTGTGGATAATACGACGATG TAGGAGGACTGAAGCTCACTTATCACTACAGCCAAAGACAGAAACGAATGTGAGCAACCAGTCTGAGCCATCAAG GAAATGCACAGACGTGAACCCATGCTATGATGGAAGTCAGCATGTGTATGGCAACATGGCA CTTGAAGAGCCATATGAAGAGGAGTATCCCTACGATTACGCAAGTGAATATGAAGAAACGTATGCTAATGTGTAA